A part of Citrifermentans bremense genomic DNA contains:
- a CDS encoding NADP-dependent glyceraldehyde-3-phosphate dehydrogenase translates to MKNKIACFSPSHEEIPAPYRIDPPNRQDFYLINGELRRWDGPLQEVVSPVQVKYAGKLENERVGEAPLLSVEAAMEALDVAVSAYHNGRGTWPTMSVGERIQCITRFSRCVQEKRDEVVKLLMWEIGKSLKEAQAEFDRAIAYIRDTVEALKELDRVSSRFVIQQGIIGQIRRAPLGVVLCMGPYNFPLYETFTTLIPALVMGNTILLKPPRFGILLFAPLLEAFRDCFPPGVVNTVYGDGEEVLPPLMASGRVDVLGFIGTHKVADALRAIHPRPHRLRCVLGLDAKNPAIILPDADLELAVEECLSGALSFNGQRCTALKIIFVHRSIADDFIRGMAAGIAALPCGVPWQEGVAITALPEPEKPEYLEGLLTDAKAHGAQVVNEGGGARCGSFFFPALLYPVTPEMRVYHEEQFGPVVPVVVYDDIKETIDYVVNSNYGQQASIFGQDDELLAQLIDALVNQVCRININSKCQRSPDSFPFNGRKNSAEGTQSVADALRVFSIRIVVAARETDANREIITSIVRERKSHFLSTDYML, encoded by the coding sequence GTGAAGAACAAGATCGCCTGCTTTTCCCCGTCGCATGAAGAGATTCCCGCTCCCTACCGCATCGATCCCCCTAACCGCCAGGACTTCTACCTGATCAACGGCGAACTGAGACGCTGGGACGGGCCGCTGCAGGAGGTGGTCTCGCCGGTCCAGGTGAAATACGCCGGAAAGCTTGAGAACGAGCGGGTAGGGGAGGCGCCCCTCTTATCGGTCGAGGCGGCGATGGAAGCGTTAGATGTCGCGGTCAGCGCCTACCATAACGGCAGGGGCACCTGGCCCACCATGTCGGTCGGAGAGAGGATCCAGTGCATCACCCGCTTCAGCCGCTGCGTGCAGGAAAAGCGCGACGAGGTGGTGAAGCTCTTGATGTGGGAGATAGGGAAGTCGCTCAAGGAGGCGCAGGCGGAGTTCGACCGCGCCATAGCCTACATCCGCGACACCGTCGAGGCGCTCAAGGAGCTGGACCGTGTCTCCTCTCGCTTCGTCATCCAGCAGGGGATCATAGGGCAGATCCGCCGCGCCCCGCTCGGGGTGGTGCTCTGCATGGGGCCCTACAACTTCCCGCTCTACGAGACCTTCACTACCCTAATCCCCGCGCTGGTCATGGGGAACACCATCCTGCTGAAGCCGCCGCGCTTCGGCATCCTGCTTTTCGCGCCGCTTCTGGAGGCTTTCCGCGACTGCTTCCCCCCCGGAGTGGTGAACACGGTGTACGGCGACGGCGAAGAAGTATTGCCGCCGTTGATGGCGTCGGGGCGTGTCGACGTGCTCGGCTTCATCGGCACCCACAAGGTTGCCGACGCGCTGCGCGCCATCCACCCGCGCCCGCACCGGCTCCGCTGCGTGCTGGGGCTCGACGCCAAGAATCCCGCCATAATCCTTCCCGATGCGGACCTGGAACTTGCTGTCGAAGAATGCCTGTCGGGGGCGCTGAGCTTCAACGGCCAGCGCTGCACCGCGCTGAAGATCATCTTCGTGCACAGGAGCATAGCGGATGACTTCATCAGGGGGATGGCGGCCGGAATAGCGGCTCTTCCCTGTGGGGTCCCCTGGCAGGAAGGGGTGGCGATCACGGCGCTCCCCGAGCCGGAAAAGCCGGAATACCTGGAAGGTCTTTTGACCGATGCCAAGGCGCACGGGGCGCAGGTGGTCAACGAAGGGGGGGGCGCCAGGTGCGGTTCCTTCTTCTTCCCGGCGCTCTTGTACCCGGTGACGCCCGAGATGCGGGTCTATCACGAGGAGCAGTTCGGCCCGGTGGTCCCTGTGGTGGTCTATGACGACATCAAGGAGACCATCGACTACGTGGTCAATTCCAACTACGGGCAGCAGGCGAGTATCTTCGGGCAGGACGACGAACTCCTGGCGCAGTTGATCGATGCACTGGTTAACCAGGTCTGCCGCATCAACATCAACAGCAAGTGCCAGAGAAGCCCGGACAGCTTCCCCTTCAACGGCAGGAAGAATTCGGCCGAGGGGACGCAGTCGGTGGCAGATGCGCTGAGGGTCTTCTCCATCAGGATCGTGGTGGCGGCGCGGGAGACTGACGCCAACCGCGAGATCATCACCAGCATCGTCAGGGAGAGGAAGTCGCATTTCCTCTCCACCGACTACATGCTCTAA
- a CDS encoding ferritin-like domain-containing protein, protein MGSKGREIVGMDVEELLGLLQRAYSDEWLAYYQYWLGAKVVKGPMKDAVGAELLVHATEELAHADLVAMRIIQLGGTPVTRPEDWYKFTNCGYDAPDDPFVKTLLEQNIKGEQCAIGVYKRLLDLTREKDPVTYNMVLTILQQEVEHEEDLQALLEDYELLVNALKG, encoded by the coding sequence ATGGGATCAAAGGGACGCGAAATTGTCGGAATGGACGTGGAGGAACTGCTGGGCCTTTTGCAGCGCGCCTACAGTGACGAGTGGTTAGCCTATTACCAGTACTGGCTCGGCGCCAAGGTGGTGAAGGGGCCGATGAAGGACGCGGTGGGCGCGGAACTCCTGGTCCATGCCACCGAGGAGCTGGCGCACGCGGACCTCGTGGCGATGCGCATCATCCAGCTCGGCGGCACGCCGGTGACCCGCCCGGAAGACTGGTACAAGTTCACCAACTGCGGCTACGACGCCCCCGACGACCCGTTCGTAAAGACCCTGCTGGAGCAGAACATCAAGGGAGAGCAGTGCGCGATCGGGGTCTACAAGAGGCTCTTGGACCTCACCCGGGAGAAGGACCCGGTGACCTACAACATGGTGCTCACCATCCTGCAGCAGGAGGTCGAGCATGAAGAGGACCTGCAGGCGCTGCTGGAGGATTACGAACTTCTGGTGAACGCGCTGAAGGGATAA
- a CDS encoding GlxA family transcriptional regulator, whose product MKKPTNISGAESTRRRRIAIAAYQGAELLDVTGPIEVFNLLNRCVGEEEGRKCGYEVLLLAEHAGPFSTSAGITMVADLAWQELQAETDTVFVPGSPDGALAAALENETLLEWLRSTPTFSRRVASVCTGAFLLAEAGLLDGRRATTHWMDLERLAREYPQVVVEQDAIYTRDAHIATSAGVTAGMDLALALVEEDFGRKMALTVARRMVMFLKRPGGQAQFSTQLRAQMVEGGQLGPLLTWLRENHCGKVTVEELAGRAAMSPRNFARVFLRETGKTPAKYLDQLRLERSISLMEDNALSLDRVAAESGFTCAEQMRRVFIREMGVTPLAYRTRF is encoded by the coding sequence ATGAAAAAGCCAACCAACATATCGGGCGCAGAGAGTACCCGGCGGCGCAGGATCGCGATAGCGGCATACCAGGGTGCCGAACTTCTCGATGTCACCGGCCCCATTGAGGTCTTTAACCTGCTGAACCGCTGCGTCGGAGAGGAAGAGGGCCGGAAGTGCGGCTACGAGGTGCTGCTGCTGGCGGAACATGCGGGTCCTTTTTCTACCTCTGCGGGGATAACGATGGTGGCGGACCTCGCCTGGCAGGAGCTTCAGGCTGAGACGGACACGGTCTTTGTGCCGGGGAGCCCGGATGGAGCCCTGGCGGCGGCACTCGAAAATGAAACTCTGCTGGAATGGCTGCGATCAACGCCAACCTTCTCCAGGCGCGTGGCATCGGTCTGCACCGGCGCCTTTCTCCTCGCCGAGGCTGGATTGCTCGATGGCCGTCGCGCCACCACCCACTGGATGGACCTGGAGCGGCTGGCCAGGGAATACCCGCAGGTCGTGGTAGAACAGGATGCCATCTACACGAGGGATGCACACATCGCCACCTCGGCCGGGGTCACCGCGGGAATGGACCTCGCGCTGGCTCTGGTCGAGGAGGATTTCGGCAGGAAGATGGCGCTGACGGTGGCCCGGCGTATGGTCATGTTCCTGAAGCGGCCGGGGGGGCAGGCCCAGTTCAGCACCCAGTTACGCGCCCAGATGGTGGAAGGGGGACAGCTCGGCCCCCTGCTCACCTGGCTCAGGGAGAACCACTGCGGGAAGGTGACTGTGGAAGAGCTGGCCGGGCGCGCTGCCATGAGCCCGCGCAATTTCGCCAGGGTATTCCTGCGGGAAACGGGGAAGACACCGGCCAAGTACCTGGATCAACTGCGCCTGGAGCGCTCGATAAGCCTGATGGAGGATAACGCGCTATCCCTGGACCGGGTCGCCGCAGAGAGCGGGTTCACCTGTGCCGAACAGATGAGGCGCGTCTTTATCCGCGAGATGGGGGTCACCCCACTCGCCTACCGGACGAGGTTTTGA
- a CDS encoding DUF2917 domain-containing protein, producing the protein MKYLLCKGELLAFKAGAAVEALIVTSGEAWVTNAEDTQDHCLQQGDRLAVGKGQRVVVEALQQTELTLLLRKSRGNIRITLACPREVPA; encoded by the coding sequence ATGAAGTACCTGCTCTGCAAGGGAGAACTGCTGGCATTCAAGGCAGGCGCCGCCGTCGAGGCGCTTATAGTCACCTCGGGAGAGGCATGGGTTACCAATGCTGAGGACACGCAGGACCACTGCCTGCAGCAAGGCGACAGGCTGGCGGTGGGCAAGGGGCAGAGGGTCGTGGTGGAAGCGCTGCAGCAGACCGAACTCACTCTCCTTCTCAGGAAATCCCGTGGCAACATCCGCATCACCCTCGCCTGCCCGCGCGAGGTACCGGCATAA
- a CDS encoding EamA family transporter has translation MGKRQWNSDPSSSSANAGYALAIIGCQSALVLLLAYWFLGDEIRWFRLLGIAVCILGVVIISWPLKRSNPDPDLASKGGGATSLR, from the coding sequence TTGGGCAAAAGACAATGGAACTCGGATCCGTCCTCTTCCAGCGCCAACGCCGGCTATGCGTTGGCTATCATCGGATGCCAATCCGCCCTGGTGTTGCTCTTGGCCTACTGGTTTCTGGGGGACGAGATTCGCTGGTTCAGGCTTTTGGGGATAGCGGTCTGCATCCTGGGCGTGGTTATCATCAGCTGGCCGCTTAAGAGAAGCAATCCCGACCCCGATCTCGCCTCGAAGGGAGGGGGAGCTACTTCGCTTCGGTGA
- a CDS encoding manganese efflux pump MntP, with amino-acid sequence MDWLTILGISVALAMDAFAVALAAGAVISPITGRHLFRLGFHFGLFQALMPVGGWLLGLTVQKWISAYDHWIAFGLLAYVGGRMVHEAFEEDDEEKPPSDPTKGMTMVMLSVATSIDAFAVGLSIAMLGVSVWLPAAVIGLVAGVLTVVGMLLGRRLGESWGKRVEICGGLVLCAIGLKILLEHTLFK; translated from the coding sequence ATGGATTGGTTGACCATATTGGGTATCTCCGTGGCCTTGGCCATGGATGCTTTCGCCGTAGCCTTGGCCGCAGGGGCAGTAATCAGCCCTATCACGGGGCGCCACCTGTTCCGCCTTGGCTTTCATTTCGGGCTGTTCCAGGCGTTGATGCCCGTTGGAGGCTGGCTCCTCGGCTTGACGGTACAAAAATGGATCTCCGCCTATGACCACTGGATCGCTTTCGGCCTCCTGGCCTACGTCGGCGGTAGGATGGTGCACGAGGCGTTCGAAGAGGACGACGAGGAGAAGCCCCCCTCCGACCCGACGAAGGGGATGACCATGGTGATGCTGTCTGTCGCCACCAGCATCGACGCCTTCGCCGTCGGGTTGAGTATCGCGATGCTGGGGGTAAGCGTCTGGCTCCCCGCCGCGGTCATCGGCCTTGTGGCCGGTGTTCTCACCGTGGTCGGGATGCTTTTGGGGCGGCGCCTGGGAGAAAGCTGGGGCAAGCGCGTGGAGATCTGCGGCGGGTTGGTGCTCTGCGCCATAGGCCTCAAGATCCTGCTGGAACATACCCTATTCAAATAG
- a CDS encoding B12-binding domain-containing radical SAM protein has translation MRVLLISANTETINMVPLPLGLNCVAVATRNAGHEVRLLDLMGGSDHQSLIRDAIASFNPEVIGISVRNVDNQSMADPKFLLEPVRETVALCRSLSDAPTVVGGAAFSIFPEAMLGYLGADMGICGEGELAFTALLDALKAGADLSGIAGLCLPGKPVQMGSAVRGGLEELPFPDPSLWSVPAGRADELWIPLQTRRGCPMKCSYCSTPALEGTAIRTHPVETVLEALSRHVAAGFKNFYFVDNTFNFPPEYAKSLCDAIFSAGLGIRWRCILYPGFVDEEMVSRMARAGCVEVSLGFESGSPGILKSLNKKYNLDQVRQASELLRRHGIARMGFLMFGAPGETRETVQESLDFAESLQLDMLKLSTGIRIYPETPLAEVARREGVIAEGDDLLLPRFYQTPGLEEWLGPLLADWMKTRPYCIG, from the coding sequence ATGCGTGTGCTGTTAATTTCCGCGAATACTGAAACCATCAACATGGTGCCGCTACCTTTGGGGCTCAACTGCGTCGCAGTCGCCACCCGCAACGCCGGCCACGAGGTGCGCCTGCTCGACCTGATGGGGGGAAGCGACCACCAGTCGCTCATCCGGGACGCCATCGCCAGCTTCAACCCTGAGGTTATCGGCATCTCGGTCAGGAACGTCGACAACCAGAGCATGGCGGATCCGAAGTTCCTCCTCGAGCCGGTTCGGGAAACGGTTGCGCTTTGCAGGTCCCTCTCCGATGCGCCAACGGTCGTGGGGGGCGCCGCCTTCAGCATCTTCCCCGAGGCGATGCTCGGCTACCTCGGCGCCGACATGGGAATCTGCGGCGAGGGCGAACTTGCCTTCACGGCGCTTCTCGACGCACTCAAAGCGGGAGCCGACCTCTCCGGCATCGCAGGCCTGTGTCTCCCAGGGAAGCCGGTGCAGATGGGCTCCGCCGTGAGGGGCGGGTTGGAAGAGCTTCCCTTTCCCGATCCTTCCCTTTGGTCGGTTCCGGCGGGGCGGGCGGACGAGCTCTGGATCCCGCTGCAGACCAGGCGCGGCTGCCCGATGAAATGCAGCTACTGCTCGACGCCGGCACTGGAGGGGACCGCAATCAGGACGCATCCCGTCGAGACGGTGCTGGAAGCGCTCTCCCGCCATGTCGCCGCCGGGTTCAAGAACTTCTATTTCGTCGACAACACCTTCAACTTCCCCCCCGAATACGCGAAGAGCCTGTGCGACGCCATCTTCTCGGCGGGTCTCGGCATACGCTGGCGCTGCATCCTCTACCCTGGATTCGTCGACGAGGAGATGGTCTCCAGGATGGCCCGCGCCGGCTGCGTCGAGGTGAGCCTCGGCTTCGAGAGCGGGTCGCCCGGCATCCTGAAAAGCCTCAACAAGAAGTACAACCTGGACCAGGTCCGCCAGGCTTCCGAGCTGCTCCGGCGCCACGGCATCGCCAGGATGGGCTTCCTCATGTTCGGCGCCCCCGGAGAAACAAGGGAGACGGTGCAGGAGAGCCTAGATTTCGCCGAATCCCTGCAGCTCGACATGCTGAAGCTTTCCACAGGGATCCGCATCTACCCTGAGACGCCTCTTGCGGAGGTGGCCAGGAGGGAAGGAGTGATTGCCGAAGGCGACGACCTGCTCCTTCCCCGCTTCTACCAGACCCCCGGGTTGGAGGAGTGGCTCGGGCCCCTGCTTGCCGACTGGATGAAAACCCGCCCGTACTGCATCGGCTAG
- a CDS encoding zinc ribbon domain-containing protein YjdM — translation MSNLPQCPSCKSEYTYEDGSLYVCPECGNEWPQIAAESEASDSVVRDAFGNVLNDGDSVTVIKDLKIKGSSSVVKVGTKVRNIRIVSGDHDIDCKIDGIGAMQLKSEFVKKA, via the coding sequence ATGTCCAACCTGCCGCAATGCCCTTCCTGCAAGTCCGAATACACCTACGAGGATGGGAGCCTGTACGTCTGCCCCGAGTGCGGCAACGAGTGGCCGCAGATAGCCGCGGAGAGCGAAGCCTCCGACAGCGTCGTGCGCGACGCGTTCGGCAACGTCCTAAACGACGGCGATTCCGTAACCGTGATCAAGGACCTGAAGATAAAAGGCTCCTCCTCGGTGGTGAAGGTCGGCACCAAGGTAAGAAACATCCGCATAGTCTCCGGGGACCACGACATCGACTGCAAAATCGACGGCATAGGCGCCATGCAGCTGAAATCCGAGTTCGTGAAGAAGGCTTGA
- a CDS encoding ABC transporter ATP-binding protein, whose protein sequence is MQILDIPSFCLYKNEFVSLIGPNGAGKSTLLLSLMGLMPRKSGRLSFQGEEIVSDADFLQLRRKMAMVLQEPLLFDSTIYDNVASGLKLRGMGRGDIRSRVMTYLERFNLADMAQRSARKLSGGEARRVSLARAFAVEPELIFFDEPFANLDPPTRQALTEDMDRIIRENGISAVLVTHDQSEALRMSDRIVVMNSGRLVQQGTPAAVMNHPVNEFVANFVGMETILEGEVVSNRYQQVAVAVCGQEIDTVGDAEPGENVYCCIRPENVSVSINSAPEKTSVRNLFPGTITEISSMGPFLKLQLDCGFHLTSYVTRESFTELALYEGRPVFASFKATSVHLIRRRAA, encoded by the coding sequence GTGCAGATACTCGACATACCCTCTTTTTGTTTGTACAAAAACGAGTTCGTCTCTCTCATCGGGCCAAACGGCGCTGGTAAGTCGACTCTGCTTCTTTCCCTGATGGGGCTGATGCCGCGCAAAAGCGGCAGACTCAGTTTTCAAGGGGAGGAGATCGTAAGCGATGCCGATTTCCTTCAACTGCGCCGCAAGATGGCCATGGTGCTCCAGGAACCGCTTCTGTTCGACAGCACCATCTACGACAACGTTGCGAGCGGGCTGAAGCTTAGGGGAATGGGGCGGGGCGATATCCGCAGCCGGGTGATGACCTACCTGGAGCGCTTCAACCTGGCCGACATGGCCCAGCGCTCCGCCCGCAAGCTCTCAGGCGGCGAGGCCCGCCGCGTCAGCCTCGCCCGCGCCTTCGCCGTCGAGCCCGAACTCATCTTCTTCGACGAGCCGTTCGCCAACCTCGACCCTCCCACCAGGCAGGCGCTCACCGAGGACATGGACCGGATCATCCGGGAAAACGGGATCTCCGCCGTGCTGGTCACCCACGACCAGTCCGAGGCGCTCAGGATGTCGGACCGGATCGTGGTCATGAACAGCGGCAGGCTGGTGCAGCAAGGTACCCCGGCCGCGGTGATGAACCACCCTGTCAACGAGTTTGTAGCCAACTTCGTGGGGATGGAGACCATCCTGGAAGGGGAAGTGGTAAGCAACCGTTATCAGCAGGTGGCGGTGGCGGTGTGCGGGCAAGAGATCGACACGGTGGGGGATGCAGAACCGGGCGAAAACGTGTATTGCTGCATCAGGCCCGAGAATGTCAGCGTCAGCATCAATTCCGCTCCGGAAAAGACCAGCGTCAGGAACCTCTTTCCGGGGACCATCACCGAGATCTCCTCGATGGGGCCCTTCCTAAAGCTCCAGCTCGACTGCGGTTTCCACTTGACCTCTTATGTAACCCGCGAATCCTTCACCGAACTTGCCCTCTACGAGGGGAGACCGGTTTTTGCCTCCTTCAAAGCGACTTCAGTTCACTTGATCCGCAGGCGCGCCGCCTAA
- a CDS encoding ABC transporter permease, whose protein sequence is MDIILEGVIKAFQLLVSLDGEVLDIALLSLKVSGLATLISLVLGISIGTLVALTRFPGKKILVSVVNTGMGLPPVVVGLFVSILLWRNGPLGFLELLYTPTAIVIAQSVIATPIVMGITIGAMQNLPANLRLQILALGATRVQMVWMLVKEARLPLMAGVMAGFGGVISEVGASIMVGGNVRGYTRVLTTATVMETGRGNFDIAIALSVILLLFCFAINIVLTYIQQRERPR, encoded by the coding sequence ATGGACATCATTCTTGAAGGGGTAATCAAGGCGTTCCAGCTCCTCGTCTCGCTCGATGGCGAGGTGCTGGATATCGCCCTGCTCTCGCTCAAGGTTTCGGGGCTGGCGACGCTGATAAGCCTGGTGCTCGGCATCTCGATCGGCACCCTCGTCGCCCTGACCCGCTTCCCGGGGAAGAAGATCCTGGTCAGCGTGGTCAACACCGGCATGGGGCTTCCCCCGGTCGTCGTCGGCCTGTTCGTCTCCATCCTCCTCTGGAGAAACGGGCCGCTGGGGTTCCTGGAGCTCCTGTACACGCCGACGGCGATCGTCATCGCCCAGTCGGTGATCGCCACCCCCATCGTCATGGGGATCACCATCGGCGCCATGCAGAACCTCCCGGCCAACCTCAGGCTGCAGATCCTCGCCCTCGGGGCGACGAGGGTCCAGATGGTCTGGATGCTGGTCAAGGAGGCGAGGCTCCCGCTTATGGCGGGTGTGATGGCCGGTTTCGGCGGGGTCATCTCCGAGGTCGGCGCCTCGATCATGGTGGGGGGCAACGTCAGGGGGTACACCAGGGTCCTCACCACGGCGACTGTGATGGAAACCGGGAGGGGCAATTTCGACATAGCGATTGCCCTCTCCGTCATTCTTCTGCTATTCTGCTTCGCGATCAACATCGTCCTGACCTACATCCAGCAGCGGGAAAGACCTAGATGA
- a CDS encoding substrate-binding domain-containing protein codes for MKRFAKMMSLFAALFVLTAVASVPSGWAAEKAVILATTTSTQDSGLLDVLIPMFEKQTGYFVKTISVGSGQAMKMGEKGEADVLLVHSPEAEKTFMAGGFGVNRKLVMHNDFILLGPAGDPAKIRGAKTAADALKAIAASNSLFLSRGDNSGTHAKEKGLFKAAGMNPEGQKWFQQTGLGMGETLNVAAEKKGYLLADRGTYLALNKKAHLGLEIMVQGEPKLLNIYHVIEVNPAKWPKVNSAGAKAFSDFIVSKKAQQVISTFGKKEFGSPLFFADAGKPE; via the coding sequence ATGAAGCGTTTCGCCAAGATGATGTCCCTTTTCGCCGCACTCTTCGTGCTCACCGCCGTAGCCTCCGTCCCCTCCGGGTGGGCGGCCGAGAAAGCGGTGATCCTCGCCACCACCACCAGCACCCAGGATTCCGGGCTTCTGGACGTGCTCATTCCCATGTTCGAGAAGCAGACCGGCTACTTCGTGAAAACCATTTCCGTGGGGAGCGGCCAGGCCATGAAGATGGGTGAGAAGGGGGAGGCCGACGTGCTGCTGGTTCACTCTCCTGAGGCTGAAAAGACGTTCATGGCGGGTGGGTTTGGCGTGAACAGGAAGCTCGTTATGCACAACGACTTCATCCTCCTCGGACCTGCCGGCGACCCTGCGAAGATCCGCGGCGCCAAGACCGCAGCGGACGCGCTCAAGGCGATCGCAGCTTCCAACTCCCTCTTCCTCTCCAGGGGCGACAACTCCGGGACCCACGCCAAAGAGAAAGGGCTTTTCAAGGCGGCGGGGATGAACCCCGAGGGGCAGAAATGGTTCCAGCAGACCGGCCTTGGCATGGGTGAGACCCTGAACGTGGCCGCCGAGAAGAAGGGGTACCTCCTGGCCGACCGCGGCACCTACTTGGCGCTCAACAAGAAGGCGCACCTGGGCCTCGAGATCATGGTGCAGGGCGAGCCGAAGCTCCTCAACATCTACCACGTCATCGAAGTGAACCCCGCCAAGTGGCCCAAGGTGAACAGCGCAGGGGCGAAGGCCTTCTCCGACTTCATCGTCTCCAAGAAAGCGCAGCAGGTCATCAGCACCTTCGGCAAGAAGGAGTTCGGCTCCCCGCTCTTCTTCGCCGATGCCGGCAAGCCTGAGTAA
- a CDS encoding TOBE domain-containing protein: protein MSRKKQGGMELDGSLWFQKDEQKFLGGDRIALLKSIDEVGSITKAAKAVGISYKNAWDLVNMINNLADQPLVERVTGGKGGGGTTLTGYGKEVVRQYGVLQEEHRKFLENLEVRLGDTQSLYQLLRRISMKVSARNVLAGTVTKITKGAVNSEVALSLTGGGAPLIAVVTNAAVENLALKEGASAYAIIKASSVMVGSDLHDAKISARNVMCGTVAKIIEGPVSTEVDVEVGGGNTISAVITHGSSQNLGLKVGGHACTLFKASSVILGVS, encoded by the coding sequence TTGAGCCGTAAAAAGCAGGGGGGCATGGAACTCGACGGTTCCCTTTGGTTTCAAAAGGACGAGCAGAAATTCCTGGGCGGTGACCGGATCGCGCTTCTTAAGAGTATCGACGAGGTCGGTTCAATCACCAAGGCGGCCAAGGCGGTCGGCATCAGCTACAAGAACGCCTGGGACCTGGTCAACATGATCAACAACCTCGCCGATCAGCCGCTGGTAGAGCGGGTGACCGGGGGGAAGGGTGGGGGTGGCACTACCCTCACCGGATATGGCAAAGAGGTGGTTAGGCAGTACGGCGTACTCCAGGAAGAACACAGGAAATTCCTGGAGAATCTTGAGGTGAGGCTGGGGGACACCCAAAGCCTCTACCAGCTTTTGAGGAGGATATCCATGAAAGTAAGTGCCCGTAACGTCCTGGCAGGAACCGTAACGAAGATCACCAAGGGTGCCGTCAACTCTGAGGTCGCCCTTTCACTTACCGGCGGCGGCGCCCCGCTTATTGCGGTGGTCACCAACGCAGCCGTCGAGAACCTTGCCCTCAAAGAGGGCGCAAGCGCCTACGCCATCATCAAGGCCAGCTCGGTGATGGTGGGGAGCGACCTGCACGACGCGAAGATCAGCGCCCGCAACGTCATGTGCGGCACGGTCGCCAAAATCATCGAGGGGCCTGTCTCCACCGAGGTCGATGTCGAAGTGGGGGGCGGCAACACCATCAGCGCCGTCATCACGCACGGAAGCTCCCAAAACCTGGGTCTCAAGGTTGGGGGGCATGCCTGCACACTCTTCAAGGCCTCCAGTGTCATCTTGGGCGTGAGCTAG
- a CDS encoding TIGR04290 family methyltransferase, producing the protein MRSIDDEIRELSPWFHNLHLPDGRETAPDHFLGDFPSFKWREIAPSIPDDLSGWSALDIGCNAGFYSFELARRGARVLGIDCDSHYLDQARWAAGQYGLEGLVDFRQMQVYDLARLTGKFDLVLFMGVFYHLRYPMLALDIVAQKTAGMMLFQTVTMPGREVAGQSDFWINERDALLEKGWPKLAFIEERFAGDPTNWWIANHAAVEAMLRSAGMRITGHPGDEIYLCEPDPEKPSCMTTWNRSEYLSAVQAQKDDL; encoded by the coding sequence ATGAGATCCATTGACGATGAAATAAGGGAGCTTTCCCCCTGGTTCCACAACCTGCACCTCCCCGATGGGAGGGAAACCGCGCCCGACCACTTCCTGGGGGATTTCCCCAGCTTCAAGTGGCGCGAGATCGCTCCCAGCATCCCCGACGACCTTTCCGGCTGGAGCGCGCTCGACATCGGCTGCAACGCCGGTTTCTACAGCTTCGAGCTGGCGCGCCGTGGGGCGCGGGTCTTGGGCATCGACTGCGACTCGCACTACCTGGACCAGGCGCGCTGGGCGGCAGGGCAGTACGGGCTGGAGGGGCTGGTCGATTTCCGCCAGATGCAGGTCTACGACCTGGCGCGCCTCACCGGGAAATTCGACCTGGTGCTCTTCATGGGGGTCTTCTACCACCTGCGCTACCCCATGCTGGCGCTCGACATCGTGGCCCAGAAGACGGCGGGGATGATGCTCTTCCAGACCGTCACCATGCCAGGACGCGAGGTGGCGGGGCAGTCCGACTTCTGGATCAACGAGCGCGATGCCTTGCTTGAGAAGGGATGGCCGAAGCTGGCCTTCATAGAAGAGCGATTTGCAGGAGATCCCACCAACTGGTGGATCGCAAACCATGCCGCGGTCGAAGCGATGCTCCGCTCGGCCGGCATGCGCATCACCGGACACCCCGGCGACGAGATCTACCTCTGCGAGCCCGACCCGGAGAAACCTTCCTGCATGACCACCTGGAATCGGTCAGAATACCTCTCCGCCGTACAGGCACAAAAAGACGACCTCTGA